Proteins from a single region of Ziziphus jujuba cultivar Dongzao chromosome 1, ASM3175591v1:
- the LOC107406640 gene encoding putative disease resistance protein RGA3, translating into MADALVAVVLDHFVSIVGRYVGKRVELVMGVEKDAENLKCNLQAIHAVLEDAERRQLSDSNVRLWLEELKDVSYDMLDVLDVWSANAHVLIKSDIPTENKVCFSFLFPCFASSSRQVTQVGLRYEIAANIKKLNEKLQDIAVRKGLYNFKAIRGGVDEEPERPKTTSIIDSSEVRGRDEDKENLVRKLLHSSTRSPDGRNLNIVPVVGMGGIGKTTLAQLAYNHFMVKSHFDVRIWVCVSDPFDVVKVARAIIEQLTGQASTLVELESLLQLILKSIEDKKFLLVLDDVWTDDYQKWEQLKQTLKYGHVDSRVLVTTRKEEVAMMMGEPINMIHLKKLSEEDCWLLFSQVAFLGRNEEDRENLEQIGRTIATKCKGLPLAAKTLGSFMRFKKTKQQWEDVLHSEIWDLDEAKRNLFSPLLLSYYDLSPIAKRCFTYCAIFPKDELIDKDDLIQQWMSQGYFILKKNIEMEITGRECFDNLAMRSFFQDFIKDEDGNIVKCKMHDIVHEFAQVLTRNEYSITEIKAVEGIRDITGGNARHLTLMLSPNALIPVSILTRKKFHTLMVFCTSSIATISPDHFFHLKSLRTLNLSRCSIQHLPESIGELVHLRYLNLSHNPVEELPITLGNMCNLQTLKLECCLRLKKLPESVGKLICLRHIYISGSLLLDHLPTGICQLSSLRTMDVFIVADYKRYTRTACHLDNLRYLKRLQRIYINGLGNAPSVLARLAEFSLKKDLRELSLDFRTDGDANMGRQENLLKIIRPHPNLETLRIIDYCGGSTVSPSWMMSLTNLRRLVIKNCHFCEVLPPLGELPSLEFLNILNLDKLKTIGPEFLEVKIDYTGNALEASAVLFPKLKEVKFRCKEWWQWSGIPGWKVDSPAIIMPRLYSLKFSGCKSLEELPNFLQKVPLQNLIIEDSVKLQRCCQKGAGKEWHKICHIPNIQMF; encoded by the coding sequence ATGGCTGATGCACTTGTTGCTGTAGTCCTAGACCACTTTGTTTCAATTGTTGGTAGATATGTTGGAAAACGTGTGGAATTGGTGATGGGAGTTGAGAAGGATGCTGAGAATCTGAAGTGCAATCTCCAAGCCATTCACGCAGTGCTTGAGGACGCTGAGAGGAGGCAACTGAGCGATAGCAATGTCAGACTCTGGTTAGAAGAGCTCAAAGATGTATCCTACGACATGCTTGACGTTTTGGATGTGTGGAGCGCGAACGCCCATGTTCTTATCAAATCTGATATTCCTACGGAGAACAAGGTATGCTTCTCCTTCCTCTTCCCTTGTTTTGCTTCTAGTTCTAGGCAAGTCACTCAAGTGGGTCTCCGCTATGAAATTGCTGCCAACATAAAGAAACTAAACGAGAAACTGCAAGATATTGCAGTGAGAAAGGGCTTGTACAATTTCAAAGCAATAAGAGGTGGGGTAGATGAAGAACCTGAAAGGCCAAAAACTACTTCTATCATTGATTCATCTGAGGTACGTGGTCGAGATGAGGATAAGGAAAATCTCGTAAGAAAGTTACTCCACTCCAGCACTAGAAGCCCAGATGGGAGGAACCTTAACATCGTCCCTGTGGTAGGTATGGGAGGGATTGGGAAAACCACTCTTGCCCAACTAGCCTACAATCACTTTATGGTCAAATCCCATTTTGATGTGAGAATCTGGGTTTGCGTTTCAGATCCTTTTGATGTGGTCAAGGTTGCCAGGGCAATTATTGAACAACTCACTGGCCAGGCCTCAACTTTAGTTGAGCTGGAATCTTTGTTGCAACTTATACTTAAATCAATTGAAGACAAGAAATTTCTTCTTGTCCTAGATGATGTGTGGACTGATGACTATCAGAAATGGgaacaactaaaacaaactcTTAAATATGGTCATGTAGACAGCAGAGTTTTGGTGACCACAAGGAAGGAAGAAGTTGCTATGATGATGGGAGAACCCATAAACATGATTCACTTGAAAAAGTTATCTGAAGAagattgttggttgttgtttagTCAAGTAGCATTTTTGGGAAGAAATGAGGAAGATAGGGAAAACTTGGAACAAATTGGTAGGACAATTGCAACCAAGTGCAAAGGCTTGCCTCTTGCAGCAAAAACTTTAGGGAGCTTCATGCGCTTTAAAAAGACTAAACAACAATGGGAGGATGTATTACACAGCGAAATATGGGACCTGGATGAAGCAAAGAGGAATCTTTTTTCTCCATTGCTGTTGAGTTACTACGATTTGTCTCCTATAGCAAAGCGTTGTTTTACATACTGTGCCATATTCCCAAAAGACGAGTTGATTGATAAAGATGATTTGATCCAACAGTGGATGTCACAAGGTTATttcattttgaaaaagaatatcGAGATGGAAATAACGGGTCGAGAATGTTTTGACAACTTAGCTATGCGATCTTTCTTCCAAGATTTTATAAAAGATGAGGACGGGAATATTGTCAAATGTAAGATGCACGATATTGTGCATGAGTTTGCACAAGTTCTCACAAGGAACGAATACTCTATCACAGAAATAAAGGCTGTTGAAGGAATACGGGATATAACTGGAGGAAATGCTCGTCATTTGACCTTGATGCTTTCCCCCAACGCCCTTATCCCTGTCTCTATTttgacaagaaaaaaatttcataccctCATGGTTTTTTGTACTTCAAGTATTGCTACCATAAGCCCTGATCACTTTTTCCATCTGAAAAGTCTTAGGACATTAAATTTGAGTCGATGCTCCATCCAACATCTCCCAGAAAGTATTGGTGAACTTGTCCATCTGAGATATCTGAACTTGTCTCATAATCCTGTGGAAGAGTTGCCTATCACATTGGGTAATATGTGTAATCTGCAAACCTTAAAACTTGAGTGTTGTTTACGTCTGAAAAAATTACCCGAATCTGTGGGGAAACTAATTTGTTTGAGGCATATTTATATCTCTGGAAGTCTTCTTCTCGACCATCTTCCAACGGGCATTTGCCAATTGAGTTCTCTCCGTACAATGGATGTGTTCATTGTAGCTGATTATAAGCGTTACACCAGGACAGCATGTCATTTAGACAATTTGAGATACTTGAAACGTCTTCAGCGTATCTACATTAATGGGTTGGGTAATGCACCTTCAGTTTTAGCTAGGCTGGCAGAATTTTCGCTTAAGAAAGATCTTCGCGAGCTGAGTCTAGATTTCCGGACGGATGGAGACGCTAACATGGGCAGGCAAGAGAATCTACTGAAAATTATAAGACCACATCCAAACCTGGAAACTTTGCGGATCATCGATTACTGTGGTGGTAGCACTGTTTCCCCAAGTTGGATGATGTCATTGACCAATTTGAGAAGGTTGGTTATCAAAAATTGCCACTTTTGCGAGGTATTGCCTCCTTTAGGGGAACTACCATCTCTTGAGTTTCTCAATATTCTGAATTTGGACAAGTTGAAAACAATTGGACCTGAATTCTTGGAAGTAAAAATAGATTACACTGGGAACGCGTTGGAAGCATCGGCTGTTTTGTTTCCAAAACTAAAAGAAGTCAAGTTTAGATGCAAGGAGTGGTGGCAATGGAGTGGCATCCCAGGGTGGAAGGTGGATAGTCCTGCAATCATAATGCCTCGTCTCTATTCCTTGAAATTTAGTGGGTGCAAGAGCTTGGAAGAACTACCAAACTTTCTTCAGAAAGTACCACTGCAAAATCTGATAATAGAAGATAGTGTCAAACTCCAGAGATGCTGTCAAAAGGGGGCAGGAAAGGAATGGCACAAAATATGTCATATCCCAAACATTCAAATGTTTTAA
- the LOC107406674 gene encoding F-box/kelch-repeat protein At1g15670 — protein MALIPGLPDDLARDCLIRISYDQFAAVSSVCKLWKSQITLPEFRRLRMLYGHCQKVIVMVQALVDPNPTVSVFKCSAVPVYRLTLCDPGTGNWCELPPVPELSTGLPMFCQVVGVGSDLVVLGGWDPMTWKASQSVYVYSFVSSEWRRGNDMPDGPRTFFGCASDFDRTVYVAGGHDDEKNALRSAMAYDVARDTWVQLPDMDRERDECKAVFCRGQFHVIGGYSTEMQGRFERSAEAFDVATWRWKATEEEFLEEATCPRNCVAGDEAMYMCRSGDIVRHRDPTWQTVSKLPAEVRNAAYVTTWQGSLIVIGSAGFGEPHMVYILDLEKKNWRKLESPFEFSGHVQSGCYMEI, from the coding sequence ATGGCTTTGATTCCCGGTCTTCCTGACGATTTAGCCCGCGATTGCCTAATTCGTATTTCCTACGACCAATTCGCCGCCGTCTCCTCCGTCTGTAAACTCTGGAAATCCCAGATTACCCTGCCGGAATTTCGCCGTCTCCGGATGCTCTACGGCCATTGCCAGAAAGTCATCGTCATGGTCCAAGCTCTTGTTGACCCAAACCCCACTGTTAGTGTCTTTAAATGCTCCGCCGTACCTGTTTACCGGCTCACTCTTTGTGACCCGGGAACGGGAAATTGGTGCGAGTTGCCTCCGGTTCCTGAGTTATCCACTGGGTTGCCCATGTTTTGCCAGGTCGTCGGAGTCGGGTCGGATTTGGTGGTTTTAGGCGGGTGGGATCCGATGACGTGGAAGGCTTCCCAGTCCGTTTATGTTTACAGCTTCGTTTCCAGCGAGTGGCGACGCGGGAACGATATGCCTGACGGGCCCAGGACGTTCTTCGGATGCGCTTCGGATTTTGATCGGACGGTGTACGTTGCGGGAGGTCACGACGATGAGAAGAACGCATTGAGATCCGCGATGGCGTACGACGTGGCAAGAGATACTTGGGTCCAGCTCCCTGACATGGACAGAGAGCGGGATGAGTGTAAGGCCGTATTCTGCCGTGGGCAATTCCACGTCATCGGTGGCTATTCCACGGAGATGCAAGGCCGCTTTGAAAGGAGCGCCGAAGCGTTCGATGTCGCCACGTGGCGTTGGAAAGCCACGGAAGAGGAATTTCTAGAAGAAGCAACATGTCCGAGAAACTGCGTGGCTGGTGACGAGGCAATGTACATGTGCCGGAGTGGGGACATCGTAAGACACAGGGATCCGACGTGGCAAACAGTGAGCAAGTTGCCAGCCGAGGTCAGGAATGCTGCTTATGTGACGACGTGGCAGGGAAGCCTGATAGTGATTGGTTCGGCAGGGTTTGGTGAGCCCCACATGGTTTacatattagatttggaaaagaaaaattggagaAAATTAGAGAGCCCTTTTGAATTCTCAGGACATGTTCAATCAGGATGTTACATGGAGATTTAG